A stretch of the Methanosphaera sp. genome encodes the following:
- the hpt gene encoding hypoxanthine/guanine phosphoribosyltransferase: MLDELKKSLVECPVVKKGEYFYFVHPISDGVPLVEADLLNEIMDYIIDHYNLNLVDKIVGVESMGIPLATALSIKTGIPFVIIRKRSYGLDGECAVHQKTGYGESELYINGINADDNILLIDDVVSTGGTLMSVINALDDIGVNLVYTIVPIEKDDGRVIVEENTGHTLETLVKIKMVDGKVTLVE, from the coding sequence ATGTTAGATGAATTGAAAAAATCATTAGTTGAATGTCCTGTTGTTAAAAAAGGTGAATATTTCTATTTTGTACATCCTATAAGTGATGGTGTACCTCTTGTTGAGGCTGATCTTCTTAATGAGATTATGGATTATATTATTGATCATTATAATCTTAACTTAGTTGATAAAATTGTAGGTGTTGAATCTATGGGTATTCCTCTTGCAACAGCTCTTTCAATTAAAACTGGTATTCCATTTGTAATTATTCGTAAAAGATCATATGGTCTTGATGGTGAATGTGCTGTTCATCAAAAAACAGGTTATGGTGAAAGTGAACTTTACATTAATGGAATTAATGCTGATGATAATATTCTTCTTATTGATGATGTTGTAAGTACTGGTGGAACATTAATGAGTGTAATTAATGCTCTTGATGATATAGGTGTGAACTTAGTTTATACAATAGTTCCAATAGAAAAAGATGATGGTCGTGTTATTGTTGAAGAAAACACAGGACATACTCTTGAAACACTTGTTAAAATTAAGATGGTTGATGGTAAAGTAACACTTGTTGAATAG
- the dph2 gene encoding diphthamide biosynthesis enzyme Dph2: MPTIDYNYKIDDIVAKIEELDAKNVILQFPEGLKMDATEVANEIDEKTPTDVNILIDADACFGACDLADHKVNGHMDLVVHFAHTTLGLETDCPVMYIEASSSADIKAPLLDALSKIEDPDVKCVGVITTTQHIHNLDDMIQIIKDEGYDVKTSPGVTTAKGQVLGCNFTSIKNLDVDVIIYVGSGDFHALGVKLFTKKPVIVADPFKGSARDIEEFYDRILRVRFARITKAKDAKSFGIIISSKKGQLRFDLALKLKKLIKEHGFDAQILNMDYISPDRLLPFNLDAYVMTACPRIAIDDNAMYKKPILTPQELEIVLGIRTWDDYLMDEIIIHDKQQ, translated from the coding sequence ATGCCAACAATTGATTATAACTATAAAATTGATGATATAGTAGCAAAGATAGAAGAACTTGATGCAAAAAATGTAATACTTCAATTTCCAGAAGGACTGAAAATGGATGCAACAGAAGTTGCAAATGAAATTGATGAAAAAACACCAACTGATGTAAACATACTAATTGATGCTGATGCATGTTTTGGAGCATGTGACCTTGCAGATCATAAAGTAAATGGACATATGGACTTAGTTGTACACTTTGCACATACTACTCTTGGTCTTGAAACTGATTGTCCTGTAATGTATATTGAAGCTTCATCATCTGCTGATATTAAAGCACCACTTCTTGATGCACTCTCTAAAATTGAAGATCCAGATGTTAAATGTGTAGGTGTTATAACAACAACACAACATATTCATAATCTTGATGATATGATACAAATCATAAAAGATGAAGGATACGATGTAAAAACCTCACCTGGTGTTACAACAGCAAAAGGACAGGTACTTGGATGTAACTTTACATCAATAAAAAATCTTGATGTTGATGTAATAATATATGTTGGAAGTGGAGATTTCCATGCACTTGGAGTTAAACTTTTCACAAAAAAACCAGTAATTGTTGCCGACCCATTTAAGGGATCTGCACGTGATATAGAAGAGTTTTATGATAGAATATTAAGGGTAAGATTTGCAAGAATTACAAAGGCAAAAGATGCAAAAAGCTTTGGAATTATAATATCATCAAAGAAAGGACAGCTAAGATTTGATCTTGCATTAAAACTTAAAAAGCTTATAAAAGAACATGGCTTTGATGCACAGATTCTTAACATGGACTATATTTCACCAGATAGACTTCTTCCATTTAATCTTGATGCATATGTAATGACTGCATGTCCAAGAATTGCAATTGATGATAATGCAATGTATAAAAAGCCAATTCTTACACCACAAGAACTTGAAATAGTATTAGGTATCCGTACATGGGATGATTATCTTATGGATGAAATCATAATACATGATAAACAACAATAA
- a CDS encoding exosome complex RNA-binding protein Csl4 — translation MNHKQGDVVLPGEVLCTYEEFIPSDWTYVEDGYIKASIFGYLKVDDMNKEISIVADNAPEHIKVGDRIIGHVTEVKQYKALITVKKIVGNNRDIVAGYKGYIHISHATDDYVCSMHELFKIGDIIEAEVINKIGSEFIELTTADDDLGIIKAMCVFCRKFMKLAGDKLVCECEHSTTRKLSSNYGRILDENY, via the coding sequence ATGAACCATAAACAAGGTGATGTAGTATTACCTGGAGAAGTTTTATGTACTTATGAGGAATTTATTCCCTCAGATTGGACATATGTTGAGGATGGATATATTAAAGCATCAATTTTTGGATATCTTAAAGTTGATGATATGAATAAGGAGATTTCCATAGTTGCAGATAATGCTCCAGAACATATAAAAGTTGGAGATCGTATTATTGGTCATGTAACTGAGGTAAAACAGTATAAAGCTCTTATTACAGTGAAAAAAATTGTTGGCAACAATCGTGATATTGTTGCAGGATATAAGGGCTATATTCATATTTCACATGCAACAGATGATTATGTCTGTTCTATGCATGAACTCTTTAAGATTGGAGATATAATTGAAGCAGAAGTTATTAATAAAATTGGCTCAGAATTTATTGAGCTTACAACAGCTGATGATGATTTAGGGATTATAAAGGCAATGTGTGTATTTTGTCGTAAGTTTATGAAATTAGCTGGAGATAAATTAGTTTGTGAATGTGAACATTCAACTACACGTAAATTATCAAGTAATTATGGGAGAATATTAGATGAAAATTATTGA
- a CDS encoding DNA-directed RNA polymerase subunit L: MKIIEEDAEKLVLEITGESHTICNILRKRLMSQDDIYAAAYDITHPLIGEPEFEVHSPSPRDSITRAANEVKGEAADFKDAVLAAFDE, translated from the coding sequence ATGAAAATTATTGAAGAAGACGCTGAAAAATTAGTATTAGAAATTACAGGAGAAAGCCACACAATCTGTAACATTTTAAGAAAAAGACTTATGAGTCAAGATGATATTTATGCAGCAGCATATGATATTACACACCCTCTTATTGGAGAACCAGAATTTGAAGTTCACAGTCCATCTCCAAGAGACTCTATAACAAGAGCTGCAAATGAAGTTAAAGGTGAAGCAGCAGACTTTAAAGATGCAGTACTTGCAGCTTTTGATGAATAG
- a CDS encoding NUDIX hydrolase → MMKYRNPALTVDTIIIKDSQIVLIKRLNDPHKNSWALPGGFVEYNEKVEIAAVREAKEETGLDVKLNQLVGVYSDPSRDPRGHTVSVVYTAEIVNGELNSGSDAKDAKFIDIDTLDDISLAFDHNEILTDAKNMNLLQSIEK, encoded by the coding sequence ATGATGAAGTATAGAAATCCAGCATTAACAGTTGATACAATAATAATAAAAGATTCACAAATTGTACTAATTAAACGATTAAATGATCCACATAAGAATTCATGGGCACTTCCTGGTGGATTTGTAGAATATAATGAAAAGGTAGAAATAGCAGCAGTACGTGAAGCAAAAGAAGAAACAGGACTTGATGTAAAATTAAATCAACTAGTAGGAGTATATTCAGATCCAAGTCGTGACCCAAGAGGACATACAGTAAGTGTTGTATATACAGCTGAAATTGTAAATGGAGAACTTAACTCAGGTAGTGATGCAAAAGATGCAAAATTTATAGATATAGATACACTAGATGATATAAGCCTTGCATTTGACCATAATGAAATACTCACAGATGCTAAAAATATGAACTTACTTCAAAGCATTGAGAAATAA
- a CDS encoding transcription factor S — translation MEFCPDCGKVLFPINGKFICEDCNYEKGVTEESKKQYEVTEKVDKEDTVIVTDSNVKTLPTIKVICPKCQNKVAFWWLQQTRSADESETRFFRCTDCDYTWREYD, via the coding sequence ATGGAATTTTGTCCAGATTGTGGAAAAGTTTTATTTCCAATAAATGGTAAGTTCATATGTGAAGACTGTAACTATGAAAAAGGAGTAACAGAAGAATCAAAAAAACAATATGAAGTTACTGAAAAAGTTGATAAAGAAGATACAGTAATTGTAACAGATAGTAATGTTAAAACTTTACCAACAATAAAAGTAATTTGTCCAAAATGTCAAAATAAAGTTGCATTTTGGTGGTTACAACAAACAAGAAGTGCAGATGAATCAGAAACAAGATTTTTCAGATGTACAGATTGTGACTACACATGGAGAGAATACGACTAA
- the pcn gene encoding proliferating cell nuclear antigen (pcna) yields MFKLILSDPSIFKTSFEAISSIVDEVQIEVDSDGLRLNAIDRSHITFVHLDLKESLFDIFQCDKPIKLNIDTEELMKVLKRSKSDDVMELTVDGGNLIVTFEGEVKKTFKVKLIDLEYDTPTPPSIEYPVKISIPIGTLKETIQDIEIVADRVEFNINQDVLKLKAVGEFADAEVEYLHGEKVLETVKAVFAIENIKEMLKAEKFADNTYIALGNDMPLTLTLELLNEEGELSFLLAPRIEEE; encoded by the coding sequence GTGTTTAAACTTATATTAAGTGATCCAAGTATATTTAAAACAAGTTTTGAAGCAATTTCATCAATTGTTGATGAGGTACAAATAGAAGTAGATTCAGATGGTTTAAGATTAAATGCAATTGATCGTAGTCACATTACATTTGTACATCTTGACTTAAAAGAAAGTTTATTTGATATATTCCAGTGTGATAAACCAATTAAACTTAACATTGATACAGAAGAATTAATGAAAGTTCTTAAAAGATCAAAATCTGATGATGTAATGGAATTAACAGTTGATGGTGGAAACCTTATAGTTACATTTGAAGGAGAAGTTAAAAAGACATTCAAAGTAAAACTCATAGATCTTGAATATGATACACCAACACCTCCATCAATAGAATACCCTGTAAAAATAAGCATCCCTATTGGAACTCTTAAAGAAACAATACAAGATATTGAAATTGTAGCAGACAGAGTAGAATTCAATATTAACCAGGATGTTTTAAAACTCAAAGCTGTTGGAGAATTTGCAGATGCAGAAGTAGAATATTTACACGGTGAAAAAGTTTTAGAAACAGTAAAAGCAGTATTTGCAATTGAAAACATTAAAGAAATGCTTAAAGCAGAGAAATTTGCAGATAACACCTACATAGCATTAGGTAATGACATGCCTTTAACTTTAACCTTAGAATTATTAAATGAAGAAGGAGAGCTATCATTCCTATTAGCTCCAAGAATTGAAGAAGAATAG
- a CDS encoding 50S ribosomal protein L44e → MKIPRERRTYCPKCKKHTVHEVHTSKKRKASELKWGQRQFRRVTAGYRGYPRPLPSGSKPIKKLDLRYKCKECGKAHIKRDTNIRAGKVEFVSQ, encoded by the coding sequence ATGAAAATACCACGAGAAAGAAGGACCTACTGTCCAAAATGTAAAAAACACACAGTACACGAAGTACACACATCCAAAAAAAGAAAAGCAAGTGAATTAAAATGGGGACAACGTCAGTTCAGACGTGTAACCGCAGGTTACAGAGGTTACCCAAGACCTTTACCATCAGGAAGTAAACCTATTAAAAAATTAGATTTAAGATACAAATGTAAAGAATGTGGAAAAGCTCACATTAAAAGAGATACCAACATCCGTGCAGGAAAAGTTGAATTTGTATCACAATAG
- a CDS encoding 30S ribosomal protein S27e: MAKQASNFLKVKCGDCENNQIIFDHASSTVKCVVCGKTLVEPKGGRSKICAQIVEVLDH, translated from the coding sequence ATGGCTAAACAAGCAAGTAATTTTTTAAAAGTTAAATGTGGCGACTGTGAAAACAATCAAATAATCTTTGACCACGCATCATCAACAGTTAAATGTGTTGTATGTGGTAAAACATTAGTTGAACCAAAAGGTGGCCGTTCTAAAATTTGTGCACAAATCGTTGAAGTTTTAGACCACTAG
- a CDS encoding translation initiation factor IF-2 subunit alpha, whose translation MVRMNKQWPEEGDLIVGTVHKVLGYGAFAKLEEYEGKEAFIHISEVSSGWVKNIRDYVRENQKIVARVLRVNPKKGHVDASLKRIREDQRTRRMQQWKIEQKAEKLLEISAKSINKTLDEAYDEVGYLIMEEFGDLYEGFELASDEGEDVLLALDIDPQWAEVITSVAKKNISTPEVQITGYVDLTSYKPNGVEVIKEALMAIETDNVEVQCVGAPKYRIMVTAEDYPTAEKILSESSDKCIEIIESNEGFGHFHRELEE comes from the coding sequence ATGGTTAGAATGAATAAGCAATGGCCTGAAGAAGGTGATCTAATTGTTGGAACCGTACATAAAGTATTAGGTTATGGAGCTTTTGCAAAACTAGAAGAATATGAGGGTAAAGAAGCATTTATCCACATTTCAGAAGTTTCTTCTGGTTGGGTAAAAAATATCAGAGATTATGTTCGTGAAAATCAAAAGATAGTTGCAAGAGTTCTTAGAGTAAACCCAAAAAAAGGTCATGTAGATGCATCTTTAAAACGTATACGTGAAGATCAAAGAACACGTCGGATGCAACAATGGAAGATTGAGCAAAAAGCTGAGAAATTATTAGAAATTTCTGCTAAATCAATTAATAAGACTTTAGATGAAGCTTATGATGAAGTAGGATATCTAATTATGGAAGAATTCGGAGACTTATATGAAGGTTTCGAGTTAGCTTCTGATGAAGGGGAAGATGTGCTTTTAGCTTTAGATATTGATCCTCAATGGGCTGAAGTTATCACTTCTGTTGCTAAGAAAAACATTTCAACACCTGAAGTACAAATTACAGGTTATGTTGATTTAACATCATACAAACCTAACGGTGTAGAAGTTATTAAAGAAGCTCTTATGGCTATTGAAACTGATAATGTTGAAGTTCAATGTGTTGGAGCACCTAAATACAGAATCATGGTAACAGCTGAAGATTATCCAACGGCTGAGAAAATATTAAGTGAATCTTCTGATAAATGTATTGAAATTATTGAATCTAACGAAGGATTTGGACATTTCCACCGTGAATTAGAAGAATAA
- a CDS encoding alpha/beta fold hydrolase — protein MNIEDIPPKYYVLDEFKFENGEVLENQKVEYITLGTPQYDDEGFITNAVIYFHGTSGNYGSIRRISEELGENRAFDTDKLFFISLSTLGTPGSCSPSTSNMGRNFPEYTIADMVNFNKQFIMECLNVKHLRGVIGNSMGGFEAVMWACMYPDDMDFLISLVSSYKVGGQNYVLSKLMYDVIVSDPNFECDENIDELKRSLIISSKAMYSFGLSRQFYMDQPVEDIAKYMDEFAYEDAQEDVFDAFYRCVASMNYDLTDCVENIKVKTLIIGIYEDQYFPPELDAIPMHAKIKDSRLICYNSYLGHVGSSELSKIHNELEDFMSEFKY, from the coding sequence ATGAATATTGAAGATATACCTCCAAAATACTATGTTTTAGATGAATTTAAGTTTGAAAATGGTGAAGTTCTAGAAAATCAGAAAGTTGAATATATTACACTTGGAACACCACAATATGATGATGAAGGATTTATTACAAATGCTGTAATTTACTTCCATGGTACATCTGGTAATTATGGTTCTATACGTAGAATATCAGAAGAACTTGGTGAAAATCGGGCATTTGATACAGATAAGTTATTTTTCATATCTCTTTCAACACTTGGTACACCTGGTAGTTGTTCACCTTCAACATCAAATATGGGACGTAATTTCCCAGAATATACAATTGCTGATATGGTTAATTTTAATAAACAATTTATCATGGAATGTTTAAATGTTAAACACTTACGTGGTGTTATTGGAAATTCTATGGGTGGATTTGAAGCTGTTATGTGGGCTTGTATGTATCCTGATGATATGGATTTTCTAATATCTCTTGTAAGTAGTTATAAGGTTGGTGGACAAAACTATGTTCTTTCAAAGCTTATGTATGATGTTATAGTTTCAGATCCTAACTTTGAATGTGATGAAAATATTGATGAACTTAAACGTTCACTTATAATTTCAAGTAAGGCAATGTATTCATTTGGTCTTTCACGACAGTTTTATATGGATCAACCAGTTGAGGATATTGCAAAGTATATGGATGAGTTTGCATATGAGGATGCACAAGAGGATGTATTTGATGCATTTTATCGTTGTGTTGCAAGTATGAACTATGATTTAACAGATTGTGTTGAAAATATTAAGGTAAAAACATTAATTATTGGAATTTATGAGGATCAATATTTCCCACCAGAACTTGATGCTATACCAATGCATGCAAAGATAAAAGATTCACGTCTTATATGTTATAATTCATATCTTGGTCATGTTGGATCATCTGAATTATCAAAAATTCACAATGAACTTGAGGACTTCATGTCTGAATTTAAATATTAA
- a CDS encoding RNA-protein complex protein Nop10, with the protein MKFQMRRCKVCNEYTLKDVCPRCDEKTGVIFPARYSPQDKYGKYRRMMKKQQQENM; encoded by the coding sequence ATGAAGTTTCAGATGAGAAGATGTAAAGTTTGTAATGAATACACACTAAAGGATGTCTGTCCACGATGTGATGAGAAAACTGGTGTAATATTTCCGGCAAGATACTCACCACAAGATAAGTATGGAAAATATAGGCGTATGATGAAAAAACAACAACAGGAAAATATGTAA
- a CDS encoding proteasome assembly chaperone family protein, with protein MDDKIQIKQIEDVELENPIIFEGLPGIGFVGKIVVDEIIKQLDATKFAELQSDYFPPQVTVKKDGLIDHMKNEFYYVKDFGEEKRDLVILTGNTQATDYDGQIAISRELMNFFADLGADKIFTLGGIGTGEMVEKNRVFVAGNDLDAINEVIELDNTHIRKDEGGSIIGASGLLLHYAEEKDVKAVCLMGETPGFFVDPSAAKEVLMVLFKLLGFEFDLEELDEKIETTLKRLSLNPQFNPNMMEAQQAPQPAPSDDLRYIG; from the coding sequence ATGGATGATAAAATACAAATAAAACAAATTGAAGATGTAGAGCTTGAAAATCCTATAATTTTTGAAGGATTACCAGGAATAGGATTTGTAGGTAAAATTGTTGTTGATGAAATAATAAAACAACTTGATGCTACTAAGTTTGCAGAACTTCAATCTGACTATTTCCCACCACAAGTTACTGTAAAAAAAGATGGTCTTATAGATCATATGAAAAATGAATTCTACTATGTAAAAGATTTCGGAGAAGAAAAAAGAGATCTTGTAATTCTTACAGGTAATACTCAGGCAACAGATTATGATGGACAAATTGCAATATCAAGAGAGTTAATGAACTTCTTTGCAGATCTTGGTGCTGATAAAATATTTACACTTGGTGGTATTGGAACAGGTGAAATGGTAGAGAAAAACAGAGTATTTGTAGCAGGTAATGATCTTGATGCAATTAATGAAGTAATTGAACTTGATAATACTCATATAAGAAAAGATGAAGGGGGATCAATTATTGGAGCTTCTGGTCTTCTTCTTCATTATGCAGAAGAAAAGGATGTAAAAGCTGTATGTCTTATGGGTGAAACTCCAGGTTTCTTTGTTGATCCATCAGCTGCAAAAGAAGTATTGATGGTTCTTTTCAAATTACTTGGATTTGAATTTGATCTTGAAGAGCTTGATGAGAAAATTGAAACTACACTTAAAAGATTATCATTAAATCCACAATTTAATCCAAATATGATGGAAGCACAACAGGCACCTCAACCTGCACCTAGTGATGATCTAAGATACATTGGATAA
- a CDS encoding TIGR00375 family protein produces MIINADLHVHSKYSMATSKNMEPVVMAEESQKKGLDLIATGDGLHSGWLDELEDALVEIDDSGIYKLKDDTLGVNTKFITTTEVEDNHRIHHLILIPSLEVARAMRDDFIVKNMDADGRPRIRMDGEQIIEIARKYNCIIGPAHIFTPWTGLYKSYDSIEDCYKQRPDFVELGLSSDSDLADLIDELKDYTFLTNSDSHSPWPHRMGREFNKMEVDELTFEGIRRAILNNNIIENYGFDPRMGKYHETGCIDCYKIYSIFDAQERNMKCSCGGRIKKGVKGRIEELASYDVAHHPEGRPHYQYILPLAELLSVVHNKGVMTKYVQSRYDRLIELFGCEIDVLLNVDIEKIRKVDMLLANALESYRNDSLDVEPGRGGCYGKVNYN; encoded by the coding sequence ATGATAATAAATGCAGATTTACATGTACATAGTAAGTATTCAATGGCAACATCAAAGAATATGGAACCAGTAGTAATGGCAGAAGAATCCCAGAAGAAAGGTCTTGATCTTATAGCAACAGGTGATGGACTTCATTCAGGATGGCTTGATGAACTTGAAGATGCACTAGTTGAAATAGATGACAGTGGAATTTATAAATTAAAAGATGACACACTAGGTGTTAATACAAAGTTTATTACAACCACAGAAGTAGAAGACAATCACCGGATTCATCATCTTATACTTATTCCATCACTTGAAGTTGCACGGGCTATGCGTGATGATTTTATTGTAAAGAATATGGATGCTGATGGAAGACCAAGAATAAGAATGGATGGAGAGCAAATCATTGAAATTGCACGTAAATATAACTGTATTATAGGTCCTGCACATATATTTACACCTTGGACTGGTCTTTATAAGTCATATGATTCAATAGAGGATTGCTATAAACAAAGACCTGACTTTGTAGAACTTGGACTTTCAAGTGATAGTGATCTTGCAGATTTAATTGATGAACTTAAAGATTATACATTTCTTACAAACTCAGATTCACACTCTCCATGGCCACATAGAATGGGTCGTGAATTTAATAAGATGGAAGTTGATGAATTAACATTTGAAGGTATAAGACGAGCAATATTAAATAATAATATTATTGAAAACTATGGATTTGATCCACGTATGGGTAAATATCATGAAACAGGATGTATTGATTGTTATAAGATTTATTCAATATTTGATGCACAAGAGCGTAACATGAAATGTAGTTGTGGTGGACGTATTAAAAAAGGTGTAAAGGGAAGAATTGAAGAACTTGCAAGTTATGATGTAGCTCATCATCCAGAGGGTCGTCCTCATTATCAGTATATTCTACCACTTGCAGAACTTCTTAGTGTTGTTCACAATAAAGGTGTTATGACAAAGTATGTTCAAAGTAGGTATGATCGTTTAATTGAGCTTTTTGGCTGTGAAATTGATGTTCTTCTAAATGTTGATATTGAAAAGATACGTAAAGTTGACATGCTTCTTGCTAATGCTCTTGAATCCTATCGTAATGATAGTTTAGATGTTGAGCCTGGTCGTGGAGGATGTTATGGTAAGGTTAATTATAACTAG